In one window of Geotrypetes seraphini chromosome 3, aGeoSer1.1, whole genome shotgun sequence DNA:
- the B3GNT2 gene encoding N-acetyllactosaminide beta-1,3-N-acetylglucosaminyltransferase 2, with protein sequence MSVGRRRLKLLLILMMVNFFIYVIVEVARGDGRDKDGKGRVVIPQGKFWKKYTPSAAYWNRHQKKLESLYNPILTLLSNMTVEENLVTNASLLNVCDMDTTVMAEIKDFENLPTRFKDFLVYLRCRNYSLLMDQQNKCQHRPFLLLAIKSLTPHFDRRQAIRESWGQELKIGDLSVVRVFLLGQTPPEDNFPDLSDMLRYESETHQDLLLWNYRDTFFNLTLKEVLFLKWVSQSCADVQFIFKGDDDVFVNTHQILDYLKSLTKDKAKDLFIGDVIKDAGPHRDKKLKYYIPESIYEGSYPPYAGGGGFLYSGNLALRLYKITNQVLLYPIDDVYTGMCLQKLGLAPEKHKGFKTFDIEEKQKKNICSYTNLMLVHSRQPQEMIKIWSQLQDPHLNC encoded by the coding sequence ATGAGTGTTGGACGCAGAAGATTAAAACTCCTGCTGATTCTAATGATGGtgaatttctttatttatgtTATTGTGGAAGTTGCGAGAGGTGATGGTCGAGACAAAGATGGGAAAGGAAGAGTGGTAATACCCCAGGGCAAGTTCTGGAAGAAATATACTCCATCCGCTGCTTATTGGAATAGACACCAAAAGAAACTAGAAAGTTTATACAATCCTATTTTGACATTATTATCCAACATGACTGTTGAAGAGAATTTAGTTACCAATGCTAGTCTTCTGAATGTTTGTGATATGGATACAACAGTAATGGCTGAGATAAAGGATTTTGAGAACTTGCCAACTAGATTTAAAGATTTTCTGGTCTACCTGAGATGCAGGAATTACTCATTATTGATGGATCAACAAAATAAATGCCAGCACAGACCTTTTCTTCTGCTTGCTATCAAGTCACTAACACCACATTTTGATAGAAGACAAGCAATTAGGGAATCTTGGGGACAAGAACTGAAAATTGGTGACTTATCTGTAGTCAGGGTATTTTTACTTGGGCAAACTCCTCCCGAGGATAATTTCCCTGACCTTTCAGACATGTTGAGATACGAGAGTGAAACTCATCAAGACCTTCTTCTTTGGAACTACAGGGACACATTCTTCAATTTGACATTGAAGGAGGTACTATTCCTTAAATGGGTTAGCCAATCCTGTGCAGATGTTCAGTTTATTTTTAAAGGAGATGATGATGTTTTTGTGAATACCCATCAGATCCTAGATTACTTGAAGAGTTTAACAAAGGATAAAGCCAAAGATTTATTTATAGGTGATGTGATCAAAGATGCTGGACCTCACAGAGACAAAAAACTGAAATACTACATCCCAGAAAGTATATATGAAGGATCTTACCCTCCATATGCAGGAGGTGGAGGGTTTCTTTATTCTGGCAATCTGGCATTGAGATTGTACAAAATAACTAATCAGGTCCTCCTTTATCCCATTGATGATGTTTATACTGGAATGTGCCTTCAAAAACTTGGGCTTGCTCCAGAAAAACACAAAGGTTTCAAAACATTTGAtatagaagaaaaacagaaaaagaacatCTGTTCATATACAAACTTAATGTTAGTACATAGCAGACAACCTCAAGAAATGATTAAAATTTGGTCACAGTTGCAGGATCCACATTTAAACTGCTAA